Proteins from a single region of Diaphorobacter limosus:
- a CDS encoding type II toxin-antitoxin system RelE/ParE family toxin, with amino-acid sequence MNAIVLSARAQDDLEQAFAYYFDVSNLTLAERFRDAADAALQHIAQHPGTGSVRYAHTREMPGLRFWTLNHFPYAVFYLAGPQHIDVVRVLHQASDLSQHLFSQ; translated from the coding sequence GTGAATGCCATTGTTCTGAGCGCACGGGCGCAGGACGACCTGGAGCAGGCTTTTGCCTACTACTTTGACGTCTCGAACCTGACCCTGGCCGAGCGCTTTCGCGATGCCGCAGACGCCGCGCTGCAACACATCGCCCAGCACCCTGGCACGGGTTCAGTGCGCTACGCGCACACCCGGGAGATGCCCGGGCTGCGCTTTTGGACTTTGAACCACTTTCCTTACGCTGTTTTTTATCTCGCCGGGCCGCAGCACATCGACGTTGTGCGTGTGCTGCACCAGGCGAGTGATCTTTCGCAGCATTTGTTTTCGCAATAA